From Lysobacter auxotrophicus, the proteins below share one genomic window:
- a CDS encoding energy transducer TonB: MKGKHWFIALAVMFLATGAHAGGKAAVRKQMESSMVFTGMVDIEPDGHVSGYTLDRPGALPPVVQKVMDRATKTWTFEPPKADGKVVRARTAMSVRLVATRNAEDGTFAVRIASANFGRPAKEEFVVGKALTPPRYPKVAAMSHASGTVYVIVRVGRDGRVEDAMAEQVNLTVIDSENGMKRWRETLARAAVEGARSWTFDVPTRGEDVDAPFWLARVPVSFHVNNGPAAYGQWEAYIPGPRESAPWLGGMDASLGSDAVADGGIYPVGNYGPKLLTPLDGA; the protein is encoded by the coding sequence ATGAAAGGGAAGCACTGGTTCATCGCGCTCGCGGTGATGTTCCTGGCGACGGGCGCGCACGCCGGCGGCAAGGCCGCGGTTCGCAAGCAGATGGAGTCGAGCATGGTGTTCACCGGCATGGTGGACATCGAGCCCGACGGACACGTGAGCGGTTACACGCTCGACCGCCCCGGCGCGTTGCCGCCCGTCGTGCAGAAGGTCATGGATCGCGCCACGAAGACGTGGACCTTCGAGCCGCCGAAGGCCGACGGCAAGGTCGTACGCGCACGCACCGCGATGAGTGTCCGCCTGGTCGCCACGCGCAATGCGGAAGACGGCACCTTCGCTGTGCGGATCGCTAGCGCGAACTTCGGCCGGCCGGCGAAGGAGGAGTTCGTCGTCGGCAAGGCGCTCACGCCGCCGCGCTATCCGAAGGTCGCGGCGATGAGCCATGCGAGCGGAACGGTCTACGTCATTGTCCGCGTCGGGCGCGACGGTCGCGTCGAGGATGCGATGGCCGAGCAGGTCAATCTCACCGTCATCGACAGCGAGAACGGCATGAAGCGGTGGCGCGAAACGCTCGCGCGGGCGGCGGTGGAAGGCGCGCGCTCGTGGACGTTCGACGTGCCGACCCGTGGCGAGGACGTGGACGCGCCGTTCTGGCTGGCGCGCGTGCCGGTCAGCTTCCACGTGAACAACGGACCGGCCGCGTACGGGCAGTGGGAAGCGTACATCCCGGGCCCGCGCGAGTCGGCGCCGTGGCTCGGCGGCATGGACGCCTCGCTGGGTTCCGATGCCGTGGCCGATGGCGGCATCTATCCGGTCGGCAATTACGGCCCGAAGCTGCTGACGCCGCTCGACGGCGCCTGA
- the trxA gene encoding thioredoxin TrxA, whose protein sequence is MSEKILHVGDADFDAAVLQSSEPVLVDFWAEWCGPCKMIAPALDELAAAYDGKVKIAKVNVDHNRATAMKYHVRSIPMLLLFKNGQVQATQIGAVGKAQLSQMIDKAI, encoded by the coding sequence GTGAGCGAGAAAATTTTGCACGTTGGCGATGCCGACTTCGACGCCGCCGTGCTGCAGTCGTCCGAACCGGTGCTGGTCGATTTCTGGGCCGAATGGTGCGGTCCCTGCAAGATGATCGCCCCGGCGCTGGACGAGTTGGCCGCCGCCTACGACGGCAAGGTCAAGATCGCCAAGGTCAACGTGGACCACAACCGCGCGACGGCGATGAAGTACCACGTGCGTTCGATCCCGATGCTGCTGCTGTTCAAGAACGGCCAGGTCCAGGCGACCCAGATCGGCGCCGTCGGCAAGGCCCAGCTGAGCCAGATGATCGACAAGGCGATCTGA